Proteins from a genomic interval of Mycolicibacterium grossiae:
- a CDS encoding mycothiol transferase — protein sequence MADTASDATPSDAVRELLRDAFTRLIEHVDDITDGLTDELSSYRPTPEANSIAWLLWHSARVQDAQLCDVAGTEQVWFREGWVDRFGLDLPRDAHGYGFTPEEVGKVRAPADLLSGYYHAVHRVTLEFVAGVTAEELNRIVDRRWTPPVTASARIVSIIDDCAQHLGQAAYVRGIAG from the coding sequence ATGGCCGACACCGCATCCGACGCAACCCCGTCCGACGCCGTCCGCGAGCTGCTGCGTGACGCGTTCACCCGGCTGATCGAGCACGTCGACGACATCACCGACGGGCTCACCGACGAGCTGTCGTCCTACCGGCCGACCCCGGAGGCCAACAGCATCGCGTGGCTGCTGTGGCACAGCGCCCGCGTGCAGGACGCCCAGCTGTGCGACGTCGCCGGCACGGAGCAGGTGTGGTTTCGCGAGGGCTGGGTCGACCGCTTCGGCCTCGACCTGCCGCGCGACGCGCACGGGTATGGCTTCACCCCGGAGGAGGTCGGCAAGGTGCGCGCGCCCGCCGACCTGCTGTCCGGCTACTACCACGCGGTGCACCGCGTGACGCTCGAGTTCGTCGCGGGCGTCACCGCCGAGGAACTGAACCGCATCGTCGACCGGCGCTGGACGCCGCCGGTGACCGCCAGCGCCCGGATCGTCAGCATCATCGACGACTGCGCGCAGCATCTCGGTCAGGCCGCCTACGTTCGGGGCATCGCCGGCTGA
- a CDS encoding phosphatase PAP2 family protein, with translation MNGRVVRWWPFIGLPALVLLGLAVGTRSTRVDDWFIRTGAEHRGLHRLLIFTEPTLVVGLLLVAFAVALWRRRWRLAAAMVVTPAVALVAMRVLKRVFGRTKGEHPPSLAFPSGHVTMTVVVLAMAVLVLGARVWAMAAAAVLAVLAALGQAFTYHYFTDTVGALLLATSVVCLAVWAFGLDGCQPRCDLRHRSG, from the coding sequence ATGAACGGGCGCGTCGTGCGCTGGTGGCCGTTCATCGGGTTGCCCGCGCTGGTCCTGCTGGGCCTGGCGGTCGGCACGCGGTCCACCCGGGTCGACGACTGGTTCATCCGCACCGGCGCCGAACACCGCGGTCTGCACCGGCTGCTGATCTTCACCGAGCCGACGCTCGTCGTCGGGCTGCTGCTGGTGGCGTTCGCGGTGGCGCTGTGGCGGCGGCGATGGCGGCTGGCCGCGGCGATGGTGGTGACGCCCGCGGTGGCGCTCGTCGCGATGCGGGTGCTCAAGCGGGTGTTCGGCCGGACCAAGGGAGAGCACCCGCCGAGCCTCGCGTTCCCGAGCGGACACGTGACGATGACCGTGGTGGTGCTCGCCATGGCGGTCCTGGTGCTCGGTGCCCGGGTCTGGGCCATGGCCGCCGCGGCGGTCCTCGCGGTGCTCGCGGCGCTCGGTCAGGCGTTCACGTACCACTACTTCACCGACACCGTCGGCGCGCTGCTGCTGGCGACGTCGGTGGTGTGCCTGGCCGTCTGGGCGTTCGGACTTGACGGGTGTCAACCCCGCTGCGATCTGCGTCACAGAAGTGGTTAA
- a CDS encoding aldehyde dehydrogenase family protein — MTATPEVDTNPSYEGTATILNPATGAVAGTVRWTDPADVTRIATGLRQAQRSWEARGAAGRAKVLARYAVWLGEHRDEIEALLIKETGKSAVDAAQEVPLLLMILSYYVRTMEKALAPEPRSASLPFLSIKKVTVHYRPRPVVGIIAPWNYPVANALMDAIGALAAGCAVLLKPSERTPLTAEVLMRGWIDSGAPEVLALAQGARAVSEAVIDVSDYIQFTGSSATGAKVAERAARRLVPVSLELGGKDPMLVLEDADVDLAAHAAVWGAFFNAGQTCVSVERVYVLEQVYDQFVDAVVRDVRKLKVGAGEGNAFGALIDESQVAVTERHVADALAKGAKALTGGSRTAGPGSFYPPTVLVDVDHSMLCMTEETFGPTLPIMKVRSVAEAVRLANDSPYGLSAAVFSKDLERANDVALQLDCGGVNINDVISNLMCTTAPMGGWKSSGIGARFGGPEGLRKYCRIETVVAPRTTVGAGGNYYNNSQRALKTMNTMMTKLALIRPKRMAK; from the coding sequence ATGACTGCAACTCCCGAGGTTGACACCAACCCGAGTTACGAGGGCACCGCCACCATCCTCAACCCGGCCACCGGAGCCGTCGCCGGCACCGTCCGGTGGACCGATCCGGCCGACGTCACCCGCATCGCCACGGGTCTGCGGCAGGCGCAGCGCAGCTGGGAGGCCCGGGGGGCCGCCGGGCGCGCGAAGGTGCTGGCGCGGTACGCGGTGTGGCTGGGCGAGCACCGCGACGAGATCGAGGCGCTGCTCATCAAGGAGACCGGCAAGTCGGCGGTGGACGCGGCGCAGGAGGTGCCGCTGCTGTTGATGATCCTGTCGTACTACGTGCGCACCATGGAGAAGGCGCTGGCGCCCGAGCCGCGCAGCGCGTCGCTGCCCTTCCTGTCCATCAAGAAGGTCACCGTGCACTACCGGCCGCGCCCGGTCGTCGGCATCATCGCGCCGTGGAACTACCCGGTGGCGAACGCCCTGATGGACGCCATCGGCGCGCTCGCCGCCGGCTGCGCGGTGTTGCTCAAGCCGTCCGAGCGCACACCGCTGACCGCCGAGGTCCTGATGCGCGGCTGGATCGACTCCGGCGCCCCCGAGGTGCTGGCACTCGCCCAGGGCGCCCGCGCGGTGTCCGAGGCCGTCATCGACGTCAGCGACTACATCCAGTTCACCGGCTCGTCGGCCACCGGCGCGAAGGTCGCCGAGCGCGCGGCCCGGCGCCTGGTCCCGGTGAGCCTGGAACTCGGCGGCAAGGACCCGATGCTGGTGCTCGAGGACGCCGACGTGGACCTCGCCGCGCACGCCGCGGTGTGGGGCGCGTTCTTCAACGCCGGGCAGACCTGCGTGTCGGTCGAGCGCGTGTACGTCCTCGAGCAGGTCTACGACCAGTTCGTCGACGCCGTGGTGCGCGACGTCCGCAAGCTCAAGGTGGGTGCCGGTGAGGGCAACGCCTTCGGCGCGCTCATCGACGAGAGCCAGGTGGCGGTCACCGAGCGGCACGTCGCCGACGCGCTGGCCAAAGGCGCCAAGGCACTCACCGGCGGGTCGCGCACGGCAGGCCCGGGCAGCTTCTACCCGCCGACCGTGCTCGTCGACGTCGACCACTCGATGCTGTGCATGACCGAGGAGACCTTCGGCCCCACGCTGCCGATCATGAAGGTGCGTAGCGTCGCCGAGGCCGTCCGCCTGGCCAACGACAGCCCGTACGGGCTGAGCGCCGCGGTGTTCTCGAAGGATCTGGAACGCGCCAACGACGTTGCGCTGCAACTCGACTGCGGTGGCGTCAACATCAACGACGTCATCTCCAACCTGATGTGCACCACCGCGCCGATGGGCGGCTGGAAGTCCTCCGGGATCGGCGCGCGGTTCGGCGGGCCCGAGGGACTGCGCAAGTACTGCCGCATCGAGACCGTGGTGGCGCCCAGGACCACCGTCGGCGCCGGCGGCAACTACTACAACAACAGCCAGCGCGCCCTGAAGACGATGAACACGATGATGACGAAGCTCGCGCTCATCCGGCCCAAGCGCATGGCGAAGTAG